A region of the Legionella adelaidensis genome:
GCGCGACTATAGCGCAAAATTGAGAAAATTTAAAACTTCCTCATCATTTTTGCTAACAGCAAAAGAAAGTTTCCTTCAATATAAAATCAGATATAATTACTCATTTTTTGTCGAGGATTTTACCCCATGCGTCCCAGTAATCGCGAAGCCAATCAATTAAGACCGATTAAAATTACCAGAAATTACACCCAGCATGCAGAGGGGGCTGTACTTGTAGAGTTTGGTAATACGCGGGTTTTATGTACTGCATCTGTTCTTGAAGGGGTACCACGTTTTCTAAAAGGTAAAAATCAAGGATGGATAACTGCCGAATATGGGATGCTTCCCCGGGCTACACATAGTCGAACAGATAGAGAAGCAAGTAAAGGAAAGCAAGGGGGCAGAACATTAGAAATCCAACGTTTAATCGGCCGCTCTTTGCGCACTTGCGTAGACTTAAAGCTACTCGGAGAAAATACCATAACTCTGGATTGTGATGTCATTCAAGCCGATGGAGGAACCCGTACTGCAGCCATTACCGGTGCTTGTGTGGCTATGAAAGATGCCGTGGACTGGATGATCGCACGTGAAAAAATTCGCAAAAAACCCACTTTTAATTATGTGTCTGCGGTTTCAGTAGGCATTTACCGCGGTCAAGCAGTACTAGATTTAGACTATGCCGAAGATGTCCTGGCCGAAACGGATATGAATGTTGTGATGAATGAAGAAGGACATTTTATTGAGGTGCAAGGAACAGCCGAAGACAGAAGTTTTACCCGTGCACAATTAAATGAAATGCTAGGCTTGGCGGAAGCGGGTATCGTTGAACTAATTAACATTCAAAAAAGTGCATAAGATATATTTTTTAGGTCAATCTTTCTAATACAATCGTATAGCCTGTTTCTTTATGTAGGTTGGGCCGCGAGGCCCAACAAGCGATGTTGGAAAAAATTATTGGGCCTCGCGGCCCAACCTACATTAAAATAATGATTTGTTAAACGCCACATCCCGGGCAGTATTTTTAGTGATCATATTCGCATTGACTAACTGAGCCAAATGTTGGTCTAACGTCATCATTCCTTGCGCTTGTCCTGTCTGAATTGCAGAGTACATTTGCGCAACTTTATCCTCACGAATTAAATTTCGGATGGCAGCGTTGCAAATCATAATCTCCAACGCAGCAACGCGGCCTCCACCGACTTTTTTTAATAGAGTTTGTGCAATCACTGCTTGCAAGGATTCTGACAACATAGAACGCACCATAGGTTTTTCATCACCGGGGAATACGTCAATAATACGATTAATTGTTTTTGTGGCCGAGTTGGTATGCAAGGTACCAAAAACCAAATGCCCGGTTTCGGCTGCGGTCATAGCCAAACGAATCGTTTCCAGATCACGTAATTCCCCTACCAGGATTACATCAGGGTCTTCCCGTAAAGCAGAACGTAATGCGGCATTAAAACTATAGGTATCCCGATGCACTTCCCTTTGGTTAACTAAACATTTATTACTGTTATGGACAAACTCAATGGGATCTTCAATGGTTAATAAATGGTCGTAACGGGTAGAATTGATATAGTCGATTATTGCGGCAAGCGTAGTACTTTTACCAGAACCTGTAGGCCCTGTTACCAAAACCATACCCTTGGGATAATTAGCCATTTCAGTGAAAATAGGTGGTAAATTTAAATCATCCAAGCTTAAAATTTTAGAAGGAATAGTTCTAAATACTGCAGCAGCTCCACGATCCTGATTAAATGCATTGACGCGGAATCGAGCCAAATTTGGAATTTCAAAAGAAAAATCCGTTTCCAAATTCTCTTCATATTCCTTGCGTTGTTTATCGTTCATTATGTCATAAACGATTTTTAAGACCTCTTTATGTTCTAATGGAGGTACATTAATTTTGCGCAAATCACCATCTACCCTAATCATGGGAGGCATACCAGCAGATAAATGGAGGTCGGACGAATTATTTTTTACTGAAAATCCTAATAGTTCCGCAATCTGCATCTATATCTCTGATAAAATAAGAATTTCTGTTTAAAGCGTAGACGATTTTTTGGAAAAGTGAAACGCGGCTAAGAAAAAACTTCTACAAAATGCTTTAAAAATTATAAAAAAATGATACATTGATAGACTGTCTCAAAAATGCTGCATTAATAAGGAGATTAGCAATGGCTCATAAAATATTTGCAAAGAAGCCTGATACGCCCCGCGCTCCCATGCCGCATTTACCGAACGAAAATCTTAAATTTCTTTCCTCTGTCGCTAATTCTTTCACAGAAAACTCTAAGCATCTAAAAGACACTTTAAAGGTGCTAAAAACAGAAACGCGGCAGATGGAACTTTCTTGCTTGCGCACAGCTACTGTTATAAATGACGCATACATACATGTAATTAAAAAAATAGAAGAAACTTATAGACAGGCTAAAGGTAACAAAGCTGCGGAACCTAACGTGGGACAAACCCTTTCGCTAAAATCTAAAGTATATTTCGGCCTGCCCCATGAGAAGATGTGGGCCAAGATAAATGATTATATTAAACATTTGGCGGAAAGAGTTGATTTAGCTTTGTGACACTTCCTGCTTTTAATGAGTTGACGCTTGTATGCGCCCATTTGAGCCCATATAGGCGTGCAAGGTTACTATACGTACTAAATTAGGCTTCGAAGAAGCCAATGCAACACAAATGGATATGTGTGGTAAAAGTTTAGGGATAACATTTCGACTGTTATTTGTATTAGACATGAGGATTTGCTTATGCCCTCTGAGATAACTTTGGCAACACATGACGTTACTTGCGCAAAGGAACGTAAACAAGACACCCTTTGGGTGCTTAGTCTTTATGGTACCGCGATTGGTGCGGGAACTTTGTTCTTGCCTATTGATGCCGGCTTGAATGGCTTAGGACCTCTGCTTATATTAGCCTTATTAGCTTTTCCTATGACTTATTTTTCACATCAAGCATTGTGTAGATTTGTTATTTCTGGCTCAAGGGATGAAAATAATATCACCGATGTTGTGGAAGAACATTTTGGTACCAAAGCGGGTAAACTTTTAACCATACTGTATTTCTTCGCTATATTTCCCATCTTGCTATTATACAGCGTAGCAATTACCAATACCGCTGAAAGTTTTCTTGTTAACCAATTAGGAATGCACGCGCCTCCCCGATTTCTACTGTCTGCCTTATTAATTGCTACCCTCATGGTAGTCGTTCGTTGCGGACAACGTTTTATTTTAAAATCGCTAAGCCTGTTAGTTTATCCTTTTATCAGCGCCTTAATTTTTCTCTCGCTTTACTTAATTCCACACTGGAATAATGCTTTTTTGCAAACTTCATGGTTGAGCTCACAACATCATAACTTCCTAACTACTTTGTGGTTAGCAATCCCTGTCATGGTTTTCTCTTTTAATCATTCCCCTATTATTTCTTCTTTCGCAGTTGAACAAAAAAAGCGATTTGGAGCAGACGCCGATAGTAAAAGTGCCTGGATTTTAAAACAAAGCCACTTTTTAATGGTAATTACCGTCATGTTTTTTGTTTTTAGCTGCGTCTTTAGTTTGTCTCCACACGATCTTTTAGAAGCCAAACGGCAAAATATTTCTATTTTGTCTTACCTCGCGAACCACTTTCACACTCCGATAATTGCTT
Encoded here:
- the rph gene encoding ribonuclease PH, which encodes MRPSNREANQLRPIKITRNYTQHAEGAVLVEFGNTRVLCTASVLEGVPRFLKGKNQGWITAEYGMLPRATHSRTDREASKGKQGGRTLEIQRLIGRSLRTCVDLKLLGENTITLDCDVIQADGGTRTAAITGACVAMKDAVDWMIAREKIRKKPTFNYVSAVSVGIYRGQAVLDLDYAEDVLAETDMNVVMNEEGHFIEVQGTAEDRSFTRAQLNEMLGLAEAGIVELINIQKSA
- a CDS encoding type IV pilus twitching motility protein PilT, whose translation is MQIAELLGFSVKNNSSDLHLSAGMPPMIRVDGDLRKINVPPLEHKEVLKIVYDIMNDKQRKEYEENLETDFSFEIPNLARFRVNAFNQDRGAAAVFRTIPSKILSLDDLNLPPIFTEMANYPKGMVLVTGPTGSGKSTTLAAIIDYINSTRYDHLLTIEDPIEFVHNSNKCLVNQREVHRDTYSFNAALRSALREDPDVILVGELRDLETIRLAMTAAETGHLVFGTLHTNSATKTINRIIDVFPGDEKPMVRSMLSESLQAVIAQTLLKKVGGGRVAALEIMICNAAIRNLIREDKVAQMYSAIQTGQAQGMMTLDQHLAQLVNANMITKNTARDVAFNKSLF
- a CDS encoding amino acid permease; protein product: MPSEITLATHDVTCAKERKQDTLWVLSLYGTAIGAGTLFLPIDAGLNGLGPLLILALLAFPMTYFSHQALCRFVISGSRDENNITDVVEEHFGTKAGKLLTILYFFAIFPILLLYSVAITNTAESFLVNQLGMHAPPRFLLSALLIATLMVVVRCGQRFILKSLSLLVYPFISALIFLSLYLIPHWNNAFLQTSWLSSQHHNFLTTLWLAIPVMVFSFNHSPIISSFAVEQKKRFGADADSKSAWILKQSHFLMVITVMFFVFSCVFSLSPHDLLEAKRQNISILSYLANHFHTPIIAYVAPIIAFIAIAKSFLGHYLGASEGLDGLAIKFWPALKKESTNKRQIGIDIIVISSCWVIATINPNILKIIEMLGGPIIALILFLMPMYAIAKIPGLQKYKNSVVNGFITSIGLIALTAIFYGIWSSFVG